The following are encoded in a window of Candidatus Eisenbacteria bacterium genomic DNA:
- a CDS encoding ATP-binding protein, with product MTTDLISPDLKVALRRLRLGPLLDTLPERLALARQQKMPHQDFLLLILSDEGARRDSRATQVRAQKAHLDPAMQLEAWDPTARVTYDRELLNELASLRFIDAHANAIIVGPVGVGKTFVAHALGHIACRHGHSVLALRADRMLKTLKHSRLDNSYEVELRKLLGVDLLIIDDFALDAMDATESRDIYEIMIERHRAGSMVVTSNRGPDEWLATFADPVRAQSAIDRFTSMAYDLQIEGESYRGRLKPGRPHTAGQKGGE from the coding sequence ATGACCACCGACCTGATCTCCCCTGACCTCAAAGTCGCCTTGCGCCGGCTCCGGCTCGGCCCCCTGCTCGACACCTTGCCCGAGCGCCTCGCCCTGGCCAGGCAGCAGAAGATGCCCCATCAGGACTTCCTGCTGCTCATCCTCTCCGACGAAGGGGCGCGCCGCGACAGCCGCGCCACCCAGGTCCGTGCGCAGAAGGCCCACCTGGACCCGGCCATGCAGCTCGAAGCCTGGGATCCAACCGCCCGCGTCACCTACGACCGGGAACTCCTCAACGAGCTTGCCTCCCTGCGCTTCATCGACGCCCACGCCAACGCCATCATCGTCGGCCCCGTCGGTGTCGGGAAGACCTTCGTCGCTCACGCGCTCGGACACATCGCCTGTCGTCACGGCCACTCCGTCCTGGCCCTCCGGGCCGATCGCATGCTGAAGACCCTCAAGCACTCCCGACTCGACAACTCCTACGAGGTCGAACTTCGCAAGCTCCTTGGCGTCGACCTGCTGATCATCGACGACTTCGCCCTCGACGCCATGGACGCGACCGAGAGCCGCGACATCTACGAGATCATGATCGAGCGCCACCGAGCCGGCTCCATGGTCGTCACCTCGAATCGCGGCCCGGACGAATGGCTGGCCACCTTCGCCGACCCGGTCCGCGCGCAGAGCGCCATCGACCGGTTCACGAGCATGGCCTACGACCTGCAGATCGAGGGCGAGTCCTACCGCGGCCGG